The following nucleotide sequence is from Brachyspira suanatina.
GATGATATAATCAAAGATGGAAAATTGTATATAATTTATATATAAAAATATTAACATCTTTAATATAATATTTTTATACAGCTATTTTAGCATTTATTTTTGCTTTAATTGTATATAATTGGACTTTTTAATGAAACTACTAAAATTGGCTATAAACTCACTGTGTCTTATTTTTATTTAGTATTATTTATATAGCTATTTACTATTTTTGGAATTTTTCTGATAATATAAAATCAAAAATAAGAGAATATAGCTATGATATATATAATTTGAAAAATTCTATTATTGCTGTTATAATTTATTTGGTAATAATAATTATTATTATCAATATTATCACTACTAAGTAAAATAATTATTTGTGGTTTATTTAGGTTTTTAATGCAATATTAAATTGGACTATTTCTATAATTGCAAATTATTATTTAATTATAAGTAAAATATTTATATATAAGAATAAAAACATTAATATTTTACTCAAAGTATATTGACATAGATAATACTTTTGTTATAATATTAAGATAAGATAAATAGCAGGCGTATTGTATTTTATGAAAAAATTGTTATTTGTATTTTTGATATTATCAAGCTTTCTTTTTGCTCAGAATGATTTTGTAAATTCAGGTTTTCATTATAGCTATAATTATTTTGGATTCCCATTTTCTGTAGATTTTGGATACGCATATAAGAAAAATTCACATTTCGTGTATATTCCTCGCATTGGAATAAGTTTTGATTATGGTGCAGAATCATCATTTGGAATATTCGCTAATGCTGGTATGGAATACAGATATAGAAGGTTTTTTATAGATTTGAATTATAAACAAGGAATTACCCCTCCATTTGCTACATTTAATTATAAAGATTTGGAATATTATGGACAATTAAGATTAGGGTACTCTTTTGATAGTGTTGTTATTTCCTATGGTATGAATATAGGTAAAATGATAGCTTCTGAGAGAGAGGTTTATAGATTAAGTTCTATATTTAAAATTAATCAAAGTATTGGTTTAAGTTCTACATTTGTTGATGATGGAGTTAATAAGTTAAAATTCAATGCTGGTGTAGGTGCTAGTATTATACCTAACGAAAAGCAGTATTCTTATAATGTTTCAGCCAGTATTCCTTATTCATTCTTTCATTATTGGGGAGAACTTGGAATTATGCCTTATATAGGGTACAGTGCTTATTTTGATAAAAGCGAGAAAAAATATTCTATTGGATTTAAATATTTATACTCTCTTATGATGATGCCTTTATCAAATTTAGAGGCACATGTTAAAAATATGGATTTTCTTACATTTGCCCATTTTGAATATAAATTTTTTATGAGATTTCTTCCTTCCGGTTTTAATGATATATATTTAGTTGCTTTTGGAAACGTAGGTTATGGAAAATATTTTGAGGATAGTATTGATAAAGGTAATTTATTATATGTAGTAGGAGGAGGAATAGGGTATAATCTTTATGGTACAACACCTTTACAATTAACTTTTGGTGTTGATAATAATAATAGTTTAGTTATGAATTTGATAATTAGTACTATAGTGTTTTAATATTTTGGAGTTTATTATTAATGGTAAGTATTAAAAATAAAATAATATTTTATTTTATATGTTTTGTACTTTATATGGCTTGTTCTTTCTTGCCTTTTTTAAAGAGCTTTACTTTATTAAAAATATTTTTTATACTGCCTGGTTTTTTGTATACTTCTGTTTATTCAATAGGGATTGGAATTGCAAGTTATATATTTTTACTTGTATTTAGCATAATAAAACTTCTTCCTTATTTGAATAGTTTAAATAAGAATAATGTTAATAATTCTAATGGGTATTGTGCAGTATTTAAGGAGGATTTAATATGATGAGAAAGATTTTGACATTTTTATTTTTGTCTTTTATTTTTAGTTTTTCAGCTTTTTCGTACAGTAGAGATTTTAATGAGCTTTATAATCTTTATTATATGGCTAATGCCAATAAAGAAGATGATTTAAATATTGCTATAGAAAAAATGAAGAAGGCAAATGTTGGAAAAATAGAAAGGCAAACTTATGATAATCTTATTTTACTTATGGATATATATATGAATCCTAAAAGTAAAAGAGAGGCTTATAAATTATTTAATGATAACATAAAAAAGAATACTCCTCTTTTATCGGAGAAAGATGTAGATTATATGGCTTCTGTTGCTGATGTTATGAGTGGAGCTATTAATTATTCTTCATTTAATGATGTTATAAAACTTTCAGGTAAGGCAGGGGAGATATATGATAATGCTTTAAAAATCAATGCGAATCATTTTCCATCACTTTTAGGTAAAGCCATACTTACAGCATACAGTCCTGAATTTGTAGGAGGAGGAATAGATAAAGCAATTCCAATATTTAAAAAGGCTGAAATTAATGCCAAAGAGAAATGGGAAAAACATACAGTTTATTTATGGACTTCTCAGGCTTATTTTAAAAATAATGACAAAACCAATTATGATAAGTATATAAAAATGGCAAAAGATATTTTCCCAGAAGGAGTTTTTATAAAAAATGTTATTGATATGAACACTAAAGGAAAAGGAATGTTTAATTAATAATAAGATAATGATTAAGATATATTGTATATGTTTATGAGGTTAAAAGTTGTATTTTTTAGATAAAAAAGTTTTTTGTTTTTATAGGCGTATTTATATGTAGTACACTTCGCAAGACTTGCAGTGTCTATATGAAATAAGGATATTAAAATGTTTAGAGTTATTGTTTTGATTTTTATTAACGCTTTCTTTTTATGCGGATTATATGGCGAGATTTCAAACGAGGCTAATGCTGTATTAAAAGAAATAGATAATAAAAATAATGAATACCATTCAGGAGCAAGACTTGTAAGAACTAGTGAAGCTAAAGATATTTTAAATAGAGTTAAGAACAGTAATTTAAGCGAAGAAGAGAAAATGCATTTAAGTATAGAATGCTATACTCTTTGGGCTAATGTGTCTATTGCAAGCGGAACTTTTGAAGAAGATTATAAGACTCTGAGTGATATATATAATAATCTTAAAAAAGATAAAGTTTTCAAAAAAGGTTCTTCAGATATTTATGCTGCATTTGCTAATTTTGCAAACTCGTTTACTTCACTTGCATTTTTTAATAAAAAATATCCTTATAGTGTAATAGTTGATATGTATACTTATTCACGTTTGGCTTTATTAAAAGATAGAAATAACATAAAGGCAAAACAAGTATATGGAATGTGGCAAATAGCTACTTTGGGTTTTTATAATAATGCTGCTTTTTATTCTGTAATAAGTTCTTTAAATGATACAACTAATTTACCAGACTATATGGTTTATAGGGCTTATATTTACAGATCTATGGCATATATGAAAGTAAATGAAACCAGCAAAGCTTTTAAAGAATTAGATGAGGCTTTAAAAATGTATCCTAAAGGTTTTTATGGATATTTATTAAAAGGTTCTTATGATAAAGGCAAGGATGGATTTTTAAGTGCGGAGGGCGCTGATTTTTAATTATGATAAGATGCAAAAATATTTCAAAAATATATAAAACTAAGGATTATAATATAACAGCAAATGAAAATATAAGTTTGGAAATAAAAGATGGAGAAATTGTATGGGTAGCTGGAGTTTCCGGAGCTGGTAAAAGTACACTTCTTCATATATTATCAAGCATAGACATTCCTACAGAAGGTTCTGTTTATTGGAATGATAATGAGGTTTCAAAATTAAGTGATAGAGAAAGAAGCAATTTTAGGCTTTCAAATATAGGTCTTATTTTGCAGTCACTTGAACTTTTAAAAACTCAGAGTGTATTTGATAATGTTGCATTGCCTCTTAAGTTTTTAAATGAAAGTTATTCTAATATAAATAAAAAAGTTAATGAGATATTAGAAAATTTAAAAATAGATAATTTAAAAAATAAAAAACCGGAACAGCTCTCAGGAGGACAGAAACAGAGAGTTGCTATAGCTAGAGCATTAGTAAGTGAAGCACCTTATATATTTGGAGATGAGATCAGTGCGAATTTAGATACTGAAACAAGCAAATTTATTTATGAATATATAAGAAACACTATAAAAAAAAGAAACGGTATAGGTTTTTTTATTTCGCATGATGAATTAATAGAAGATTATGTGGATAAAAAATATATTATGAGAGATGGTGGTGTAACACTAAATATATAATAAAATTATATTAATGACTATAATTGGATAAATAAATGAATATAATAAAATTAGCATTTGATAACCTTTGGTATAATAAAACCAGAACTATTTTGAATATGATACTTATTATAGTGTCTTTTGTATCTCTTATGATGATAAGTGGATATAATAACTTCACAAAAGAAGGTATTATTACTAGCATCAATATGAGTGGAGGTTCTGTTGTAATAGCTGATAAATCTTATTGGGATAATAAAAGCGAAAAAATTAATATGCTTAATAACAATGATTTTGAAGCAATTTATAAAAAACTTGATACTATAAATGAAGTTAATGATTATCAGAAAAAACTTGATATAAGCGGACTTATAGGTAATGAAAATAAAAGTAAATTTTTTTCAGGTTATGCCTATGAAAAACCTTCAAAAATAATGTCATCAGTTTCTTTAAAAGTAGGAACTCCTATATTTGACGATGATATTAGTACAATGGTTTTAGGTAAAGATTTAGGAGAATTTTTTAATCTTAATTATGATGAAGAGCCTTATTTAAATTTGATGACTGATTTTGGAGATGGTATAAATTTAGGTTCTTTAATGGCTGTTGGTTTAATATCTTTAAATAATACTGCTGCTGATGAAATTACAATATATACTCCGCTTAATGCAGTATATGAAGTATTTGGACTTGAATATGGTAATGCACATAATTTATTAGTATATTTAAAAGATTATAAAAAAGCAGAAGAGATAAAAAATGATCTTAATAAATATTTTAGTGAAAATAATTTAAATTATGAAGCTAAAGATTGGAAGGATTTAAATGCATTTTTACTTTCTGTTATTGATATGAATACTAATAATTATTTAATAGCATTACTTATATTAAGTATATTAGTATTTGTTTCAGTTATGCAAATGCTTACAACAAATTTTTTAGAGCGTTTAAATGAATTTGGTACTATGAGAGCTTTGGGTATAAATATAAAAAATGTAACTTTGCTTTTATTTTTGGAAATTATTATAATGGCAGTATTGAGTTCTGTTATTTCAATAATAATTTCTTATGGAGCTTCAGGTATATTGAATGCTTCAAACTTTATAATGAAATTTCCAGGTGCTACAGACGGTTATCCTTTAAGTTTATTACTAACATTTAAAGATACTGTTTTAATATTTGCATGGGTATTATCTGTATCAATATTGGCAGGTATTTATCCAATAATAAAGGTTATAAAAATGCCTATAATAGAGGTGATAAAGTATGTGTAAAAAAATAACAAAAATTTTATTAATGGTAAGTGTTTTATCTTTTAGTTTGTACGGTCAGGACATATTTAGTGATTTCGTAAAAATCTATAATAGAGATGGAAAAAGTTATAAAATGTCCGGCACTTTCACAGATATAAAAGATGGTAAAAAGAAAGTTAATGATTTTGATATGATAGTAGGAAAAGATTATAAATTAATGTATTTAAAAAATAATAATACTCTTTTTCTTGCTAATAATCAGGGATTTTTTGTCCAGTCAAGAGGGCAGATTTCTCCTTTAAAAATTTCTGGAAGTTATATTGTAACAGGTGCAGCAAATATGAATGATTTGATGTCGATTAATTTTGTTGATGATTATGAAGTAGAAAAAATTGTTAGTACTGAAGAAATAAATTTAGTAAAGAAAAATAAGAGTGTACCTTATTCCAAAGCTATTTTAAAAAAAATGTCTGGAGGATATACTATAGACTTTTTTGATAATAGCGGTAAGGCTTTGAAAAGAGGAATATATAAGATAAGTAATAATTATTTTAATGATATGGAGTTCTATAATTTGATTATTAGTAAAAATATAAGTACGGTATGCCATGTAGAAAAAATAGAATCTTCAAGCTATTCAAGCTCATATTTCAGAAGTGATAATATGAAAATGCTTTTTGGTTTGTTTAAAGAATAATAAAAATAATGAAACCTACTTTGTTTAATAGATTAATAGTATATTTAACTTTTTTTATATTTATTGTATCATCTATAGCATTTGCTGATATGATTCCTAGATTTGGTATAAAGAATAGTTTTAATTATGTAGATTTAAAAGAAAATGAATATCTAGGAGATTCAATATTTAGTAATGAAACATATATCTATTTAGGTTTTGAATATATTGACAATAATTTTTATTTTTCATTTAAACCTGCAATTAAGATATATACTAAAGATGATACAGAATTTATTTATGAGAATGGAAGTCTTATAAAACAAAATAATAATAAGGCTTATGCTTCTTTTACATTTGATGAAATACAATTTAATTATATAAATGAGATTTTAGGATTTTATATAGGAAAGAGGAAATTTCATTTCGGAGAAGGTTTCAACAGGCAATATATGTTTGTTGGTGAAAGTGTACTTTATAATGATTATGAGTCTTTATATAATACAGAGCTTAATTTTTATCAAGGAAATATTACTCATTCAATAGGATTTATTACGGACACTAAATCAATAGACTTATTAAAGGAACCAGAGTATTATACTTCTTGGTATTATTTAAAATATTCTTCATCTCATTTGGGATTAATGGGTATAACAAAATATACTTATGATTTACAAAAGAAAAATAATTTAATGCTTGGTTTTGAGGCTTCATATATATTCGATATAGGTTTTAAACTTTATGGAAATGTTACTTATAATATTTTAAGCAGTAATAATTTAGGAAAGAGTCTCAATGATATAAAAAGTTTATTAGGCATTAATTATGCTTTTATTTATAATTATAATTTTATACTTAGTCCCTATGTAGAATATTTTTATGAGGATAGTCATTCTTTTTATTCTATAGGGCTTTATTTATCTTTACTTAATAATTTATTTAATATAATAACTTATTTCTCTCATTCTCCTAATTATAAAATGGATTTAAATACAAAACTTCTTATTAATTATAATAATTTTAATTTTACTTTTAATTATTATACTCCTTTCAATAATGATGAAATTTTAGAGCATACATTTGAAATATCATTGGAATATAACTATTAACCCTATATCCTTATTAATTTTAATCATAATATTTTAATTATGAAAACTTTATATTGACATAGTAAAAAATATATTTATAATTAAAAGCTTTGGGAGGGTTCTATGAAAAGAAAAAGAAACATTTTTAAACTTTTATTTATTTTATTAACCTTGAGTTTATTTTCTTTAAGCTGCAGTATGTTGGATGTAACAGGTTCAGATGAAGGCATAGAAAAAGAGTACAGAGGAAACAGATATTCAGGCGATCTTATTGATGAATCAGGAGTACTTTCAAAAGCTGAAATTTCAATAAATAGTGATGGTTCTTTTGATTTAAATTTAAATGGCACAGTAAGAATTGAAGCAAAAAACATAATAAGTCTAGGTAATGGCAAATATACTGCTTCACAGGGAACAAGCGGTTTTGACTTGCAGTTCAGCAGCACATCATTAGATGTAACAATAGTATATTATGATAATGGTAAGCAATTATCGGGCACGCTTACAAAACAGTAAGAAATAAACTATAAAAAATAAATGAAGCTTTTAATAAGCTCCTTTTTTTGTATATAAAATTAAAATTTTATTATCAATATTATTAATATAAATTTAATTTTTTATTCATTGAATAATTTATTAAAAAATATACAATATAAATATATTAAAAAAGGAGCAAAACTTATGATGAAAAAATTATTTTTGTTTACTTTATTAGTTGCAAGCTTTTTAGTAATAAGTTGTAGTAATGGCCCTACAAATCCTACAAATGGCAGCACTACAAAACCTACAACTGAAGAATACAAAGCTAATGGAATATCTTCTATTTATGCAAATAGCTCTTATAAGTTTTTTAGTATGGATGGTGAAACTTATGCAATAACTATTAAAGATGGAGCTATAACAGGTTTACAGCAGGGTACAGTAAAAGTTGATTTGACTAAAGCAGACATATATAGTAAAAATCTTGAAGGAGATGCTGTTGGTAATATTCCTAGAGTTTATTTGATATATAATAATGAATTAAAAGGATCTCTTATGATTAAGAATAATCGTATAGGTGTAAATATAATTAAAAATGATGGAACTCAAATAGAAGGAATAATTGCTGAAGATTTACCAGAAAGTTCAAAGATTCCCCAAACTCTTTATGGTCCTTGGGAAGGTACACAGACTGCAACAGGTGAAAAGATCACTTTAAATATTGATGCTAAACTTGTTTCAATGATTTATAAAGATCTTGATATTAAGATACCAAATTTATTTTTTGAGTCTACTCAACAAAATACCTATGAAGTAATTGGATATAGTTATACTGGAACTAGTATGGTTTTAGATGAGAATGGGGCTGGAACATTAACAATTCATTTTAAAAAGAATGAGATAACAAAAATTGATCCAGTTATACAAGATGGTAAAGTTACCGGAGCTCAAGATAATTCGCATTCAGGAGGAGTAATAACTTTACCTGTATTAAGTAAAAAATAATAGTATAACTGTTTATTTGAATCAGCTATATAGTATTAAAGAAACAGTAAAAAGTATTTTGATTTTAATAAAATAAATGGTTCTTAGAAAACTCATTTTTAATTATTAACTGTTTTTATATTTAATAATTAAACAAAGATACATATTATAATAAAAAATTAAAAAAAGGATAAAATATAATGAAAAAATTATTTTTATTTACTTTATTAGTTTCAACTTTTTTAGTGATAAGTTGTAATTATAAACTAATCACTCCTGAAGTTAAAGAATACAAAGCTAATGGTATATCTTCTATTTATGAAAATATAGGTTATAAGTTTTTCAGTATGGATGGCGAGACTTACACAATAACAATTAAAGATGGAGGAATAATAGGTCTACAGCAGAGCGGAGTAAAATCTGATTTGACTAAATCTGATATATATAGTGTAAATGCTGAAGGTGATATAATTGAATCATTAGGAAATGATGCCAGAGTTTATTTGATATATAATAATGAATTACAAGGATCTATTATATTTCCTACCGATGTAAATGGCCGTAAAGGAGGCGTTAATATTACTAAAAGTGATGGAAGTACAATAGAAGGTATAATTCGTACAGATTTACAGGAAAATCATAAAATACCTAAAGATTGGTATGCGGATTGGGAAAGTATGAATGTAAGCGGTTTATCATATTTTTTAACTATTAATTCAAAAACTATTACAAGTTATTCAGATGTATATTCTAAGCTGATTATACCAACTTCATTTTTCGAAGCTGATGGCAATACATATTATGTATTTGGAAATTATTATAATGGAACTTCAATAAGTATGGATACTGACGGAAAATTAAAATTGGTTAGGTATGATAAAGAAACAGCAATAAAATTTAATCCAAAAATAGAAGGCGGTAAAATCACAGGTTATACAGATGATTCAATAATACCTAAAGAAGAAGTTGTAACACCTTTACTTAGTAAAAAATAGGATTACAATATTATAGTATTAATATTGTAATAGAAAACGGGGCTTTTAATAGAGCCTCGTTTTTATTTGTATTGAAAAATATTTATATAAAAAAATTATAAAAATATTTCATATACTATTGACATTATTTATATTTGTATTA
It contains:
- a CDS encoding ABC transporter ATP-binding protein, with protein sequence MIRCKNISKIYKTKDYNITANENISLEIKDGEIVWVAGVSGAGKSTLLHILSSIDIPTEGSVYWNDNEVSKLSDRERSNFRLSNIGLILQSLELLKTQSVFDNVALPLKFLNESYSNINKKVNEILENLKIDNLKNKKPEQLSGGQKQRVAIARALVSEAPYIFGDEISANLDTETSKFIYEYIRNTIKKRNGIGFFISHDELIEDYVDKKYIMRDGGVTLNI
- a CDS encoding ABC transporter permease, with translation MNIIKLAFDNLWYNKTRTILNMILIIVSFVSLMMISGYNNFTKEGIITSINMSGGSVVIADKSYWDNKSEKINMLNNNDFEAIYKKLDTINEVNDYQKKLDISGLIGNENKSKFFSGYAYEKPSKIMSSVSLKVGTPIFDDDISTMVLGKDLGEFFNLNYDEEPYLNLMTDFGDGINLGSLMAVGLISLNNTAADEITIYTPLNAVYEVFGLEYGNAHNLLVYLKDYKKAEEIKNDLNKYFSENNLNYEAKDWKDLNAFLLSVIDMNTNNYLIALLILSILVFVSVMQMLTTNFLERLNEFGTMRALGINIKNVTLLLFLEIIIMAVLSSVISIIISYGASGILNASNFIMKFPGATDGYPLSLLLTFKDTVLIFAWVLSVSILAGIYPIIKVIKMPIIEVIKYV